A genomic segment from Glycine soja cultivar W05 chromosome 20, ASM419377v2, whole genome shotgun sequence encodes:
- the LOC114402897 gene encoding polypyrimidine tract-binding protein homolog 3-like: MTEPSKVIHVRNVGHEISENDLLQLFQPFGVITKLVMLRAKNQALIQMQDVPSAVNALQFYANVQPSIRGRNVYVQFSSHQELTTMEQSQGRGDEPNRILLVTVHHMLYPMTVDVLYQVFSPHGSVEKIVTFQKSAGFQALIQYQSRQSAVAARSTLQGRNIYDGCCQLDIQFSNLDELQVNYNNDRSRDFTNPNLPTEQKGRPSQPGYGDAGNMYAAQGSGARAVGFPQMANAAAIAAAFGGGLPPGITGTNDRCTVLVSNLNPDRIDEDKLFNLFSIYGNIVRIKLLRNKPDHALIQMGDGFQAELAVHFLKGAMLFEKRLEVNFSKHPNITQGADTHEYINSNLNRFNRNAAKNYRYCCSPTKMIHLSTLPQDITEEEIVSLVEEHGTIVNSKVFEMNGKKQALVQFGNEEQATEALVCKHASTLFGSVIRISFSQLQNI, from the exons ATGACTGAACCTTCCAAGGTCATTCACGTTCGAAATGTGGGGCACGAAATATCTGAA AATGATTTACTTCAGCTGTTTCAGCCTTTTGGAGTCATAACAAAGCTTGTCATGCTGCGTGCAAAAAATCAg GCTCTTATCCAAATGCAAGATGTTCCTTCTGCAGTTAATGCCTTACAATTTTATGCAAATGTTCAGCCAAGCATAAG GGGGAGGAatgtttatgttcaattttCCTCACATCAGGAATTAACAACAATGGAGCAAAGTCAAGGACGAGGAGATGAG CCAAACCGAATTCTCTTAGTCACAGTTCATCACATGCTGTATCCTATGACAGTGGATGTGCTGTATCAAGTATTTTCTCCCCATGGATCTGTGGAAAAGATTGTAACATTTCAGAAGTCAGCTG GCTTTCAGGCTCTCATCCAGTATCAATCACGTCAGAGTGCTGTTGCGGCAAGAAGTACACTTCAG GGACGCAATATTTATGATGGTTGCTGTCAGCTGGACATTCAGTTCTCAAA CCTTGATGAATTACAAGTGAACTACAATAATGACCGTTCAAG GGACTTCACAAACCCAAATCTCCCTACAGAGCAGAAAGGAAGACCTTCACAA CCTGGATATGGTGATGCAGGAAATATGTATGCTGCTCAAGGTTCTGGAGCCAGGGCAG TTGGATTTCCACAG ATGGCAAATGCTGCAGCCATTGCAGCTGCCTTTGGGGGAGGTCTACCTCCTGGAATAACTGGGACAAATGACAGGTGTACAGTTCTTGTATCAAATCTTAATCCTGAT AGAATTGATGAGGATAAACTATTCAACCTGTTCTCTATTTATGGGAATATTgtgagaattaaacttctccGAAATAAACCAGATCATGCACTTATTCAGATGGGAGATGGTTTTCAAGCAGAATTGGCTGTACACTTTCTGAAG GGAGCCATGTTGTTTGAGAAACGATTAGAGGTCAACTTCTCCAAGCATCCGAACATAACCCAAGGTGCTGACACACATGAATACATCAATTCAAATCTCAATCGTTTCAACCGTAACGCAGCCAAAAACTACCGGTACTGCTGCTCCCCAACAAAGATGATCCATTTGTCCACACTCCCACAAGACATCACTGAAGAGGAGATTGTGAGCCTTGTAGAGGAACATGGAACCATTGTCAACAGCAAAGTCTTTGAGATGAACGGGAAAAAACAGGCTCTGGTTCAGTTTGGGAATGAGGAGCAGGCTACTGAAGCCCTTGTGTGCAAGCATGCAAGCACACTTTTTGGCTCAGTAATCCGTATCTCCTTTTCACAGTTGCAGAATATATGA